From candidate division WOR-3 bacterium, one genomic window encodes:
- a CDS encoding GAF domain-containing protein, with translation MDKKKTFESLLNEIGNIIEGPADSKEKLLKICKLLKENVPYYNWVGFYIADNEKKELYLGPYVGEPTEHTKIPFGRGICGQAAEKKETFVVQDVSKETNYLSCSVKVKSEIVVPVFKDDQVIAEIDIDSHTLAPFTEEDKTFLEDLALKIKDLF, from the coding sequence ATGGATAAAAAGAAAACTTTCGAGTCGCTCCTGAACGAGATTGGCAATATTATCGAAGGTCCGGCTGATTCAAAAGAGAAATTGTTAAAAATTTGCAAACTTTTGAAAGAGAATGTTCCTTATTACAACTGGGTCGGATTTTATATTGCCGACAATGAAAAGAAGGAATTATATCTCGGTCCTTATGTAGGTGAACCGACTGAACATACAAAAATTCCCTTTGGCAGGGGAATCTGTGGACAGGCCGCCGAAAAAAAAGAAACTTTTGTTGTCCAGGATGTATCAAAAGAGACGAATTATCTCTCCTGTAGTGTGAAGGTGAAGTCAGAAATTGTCGTGCCAGTATTCAAAGACGACCAGGTAATCGCTGAGATTGATATAGATTCTCATACATTAGCACCTTTTACCGAAGAGGATAAGACTTTTCTGGAAGATCTAGCCCTAAAAATAAAAGACTTGTTTTGA
- a CDS encoding FAD-dependent oxidoreductase, with product MERNNKRIISAIISTFIVGGGQIYSKRILTGIMFMIFFYGSILVTRILWIKLTVGFWLLLGSWILFWLFNIYDAYRGETFYAPPCEKNCPAGIAPWYYINLIVSNKNRYPFVPFFKILGLICPAPCEDNCTRRGIDEPVAIGYLKHAIETEEPTAPTKRRKEKIAIIGAGPCGLTAAYELGVRGYQVTVFEKERYPGGVLSMYIPEFRLPRAIVEEEIELLKKAGFEIKTNIEVGKEINLAELIAEYDAVFISTGAGKSEKLHIEGEESALGGLDVLYRIKNGEMLKFGKVTVIGGGNTAFDVARSLLRCGNEVAIYYRRGLEDMPAERENKIAAEEEGIKIYPYTTPVRIKNNKVVMAKTRAPEGRKGRVEIIDNSEFEIEVDKVVSAIGQVPSTDFLRDYINLDDRCRIVVRNGRAGNSKVFAGGDAVRGPQTLAHAVGDGLRVARVIDKYLSGRLINMVASIIPSNPIYWEIFNIPRIKIPHRPVAERIKDFKLVGKTPVTEDLKNEAKRCLVCPLRYRP from the coding sequence ATGGAACGAAATAATAAAAGAATAATCTCCGCAATAATTTCCACATTTATTGTGGGTGGCGGTCAGATATATTCCAAGCGTATTTTGACCGGCATAATGTTTATGATCTTCTTCTATGGTTCAATCCTGGTTACAAGAATCCTCTGGATTAAACTCACGGTTGGTTTCTGGCTATTACTTGGTTCCTGGATTCTGTTCTGGCTTTTTAATATCTATGATGCATATCGTGGCGAAACATTTTATGCCCCACCCTGTGAGAAGAACTGTCCTGCAGGTATTGCACCTTGGTATTATATCAATCTGATTGTGAGCAATAAAAACAGATATCCATTCGTTCCGTTTTTCAAAATTCTTGGGTTGATCTGCCCGGCACCTTGTGAGGATAATTGCACAAGAAGGGGAATTGATGAACCGGTTGCAATCGGCTATCTCAAACATGCGATTGAGACTGAAGAACCGACAGCACCCACAAAAAGGCGAAAAGAAAAGATTGCGATAATCGGAGCGGGTCCTTGTGGTTTGACTGCCGCCTATGAACTTGGGGTAAGGGGTTATCAGGTTACGGTCTTTGAAAAAGAAAGATATCCAGGTGGTGTCTTGAGCATGTATATCCCTGAATTCCGCCTTCCCCGTGCAATTGTTGAAGAAGAGATTGAATTGCTTAAAAAGGCAGGATTTGAAATAAAGACGAATATTGAGGTGGGTAAGGAGATTAATCTGGCAGAGTTGATAGCTGAATATGATGCAGTATTTATTTCAACCGGTGCAGGCAAATCAGAAAAACTTCATATTGAAGGTGAAGAATCAGCACTTGGTGGACTTGATGTTTTATACCGGATTAAAAATGGTGAGATGCTCAAATTTGGTAAAGTCACCGTGATTGGCGGGGGCAATACCGCATTTGATGTAGCAAGGAGTCTGTTACGCTGTGGAAATGAAGTGGCAATATATTATCGTCGGGGTTTAGAAGATATGCCTGCTGAAAGAGAAAACAAGATTGCGGCAGAAGAAGAGGGAATAAAGATTTATCCTTATACCACACCAGTTCGTATAAAAAACAATAAAGTAGTGATGGCAAAGACCCGAGCACCAGAAGGTAGAAAGGGTAGGGTTGAGATAATTGATAATTCGGAGTTTGAGATTGAAGTTGACAAAGTCGTTTCGGCAATCGGCCAGGTTCCATCTACTGATTTTTTGAGGGATTATATCAATCTTGATGATAGATGCAGGATTGTCGTAAGAAATGGCAGGGCAGGTAATTCAAAAGTCTTTGCCGGTGGTGATGCGGTAAGGGGTCCGCAGACCCTAGCCCATGCCGTGGGCGATGGTTTGCGTGTTGCCCGGGTGATTGATAAGTATTTGAGCGGAAGATTAATTAATATGGTAGCCAGTATCATACCTTCTAATCCTATTTACTGGGAGATATTTAACATACCGCGAATAAAAATTCCCCATCGACCGGTGGCTGAGCGTATCAAAGATTTTAAATTGGTGGGAAAAACACCGGTGACCGAAGATTTAAAGAATGAAGCAAAGCGTTGTTTGGTCTGTCCACTGAGGTATAGACCGTAA
- a CDS encoding 4Fe-4S binding protein, with translation MKLKRVIQFIASAITLGNYPAIWQGGIYQGPLKQGCVPILNCWGCPLSLFSCPIGGLQHFFNLHLIPFYIAGFFGMVGTLVGRMACGWLCPFGLFQDLLYKLKTFKMRLPKAFSYFKYAVLITVAGVIAWISGEPWFCKMCPAGIIEAGIPLVMADKTGDIKALVGWLFWIKMAILVFVIQFSIYIKRFFCRTFCPVGAIYSIFNRFSLFRLQVDKTKCIDCDSCKAVCPMDVPIHTSQYNIDCIRCLDCVKKCPTGAIGYGTK, from the coding sequence ATGAAGTTAAAGCGAGTTATCCAGTTTATCGCCTCAGCAATCACCCTGGGTAATTATCCGGCAATATGGCAAGGCGGAATATATCAGGGACCATTAAAACAAGGCTGTGTGCCGATATTGAATTGCTGGGGATGCCCACTATCCCTTTTCTCCTGTCCTATTGGTGGCTTACAGCACTTTTTCAATCTCCATTTAATTCCATTCTATATTGCAGGGTTTTTCGGGATGGTGGGAACACTCGTAGGAAGAATGGCATGCGGCTGGCTATGTCCATTCGGATTGTTCCAGGATCTGCTTTACAAGTTAAAAACATTCAAGATGCGTCTGCCAAAAGCTTTTAGTTATTTCAAATATGCGGTATTGATAACTGTGGCAGGCGTGATTGCCTGGATCAGTGGAGAGCCCTGGTTCTGTAAAATGTGCCCTGCTGGCATAATTGAGGCAGGAATTCCATTGGTAATGGCAGATAAAACCGGGGATATCAAGGCGCTCGTGGGCTGGTTATTCTGGATCAAGATGGCAATCCTTGTTTTTGTGATACAATTTTCTATTTATATAAAGCGATTCTTCTGCAGGACATTCTGCCCGGTGGGTGCAATTTATTCAATATTCAACCGGTTCAGTCTCTTCCGCTTGCAGGTCGATAAAACAAAATGCATTGATTGCGATTCATGTAAAGCCGTCTGTCCGATGGATGTGCCAATACATACTTCGCAATATAATATTGACTGTATCCGGTGTCTTGATTGTGTAAAAAAATGTCCAACAGGGGCTATAGGTTATGGAACGAAATAA